The following proteins are co-located in the Candidatus Sulfotelmatobacter sp. genome:
- a CDS encoding ABC transporter substrate-binding protein: protein MDDHASVDRKEFLRRTGALGLAGAATLGFPLLETRIAGAAPLAPPRDVIAAGGGVTVKIGHVDSFSGVYANAAASQKLGLQLALDQANKKNSRIQYVAIDGDDQSKPAAGETEAKRLIQQEKVDVLCGGLSSAVGLAVSALAEEQGILFVAIGTHDTNITGPKAHRATFRQTCSNAMLANAVGPELLKHGKKWYFLVADYAFGTDAHTRLERILLAHGGEVAGVDLHPLGQTDYSSYLTKARNTNADTLVFCNYGPDTINGVKNAVALGLNKKMLFGGILSGNDVAVGLPVDDIVGSLWGYVWGPEAGGDAAKYYAALKTRSANVDWRQYLGLMTGMNLVNRIEHAGTTDAEKLVEAFEDYHYDGGKAGPTYFRKCDHQAIQGTYAGVIVPKAKRRAANEFFTIADRVGGEFAAESCANKDNAAAAAVISSEKLPTREGYTPLKV from the coding sequence ATGGACGATCACGCCTCCGTCGATCGCAAAGAGTTCCTCCGCCGTACCGGCGCCCTCGGGCTCGCCGGCGCGGCAACCCTCGGGTTTCCCCTGCTCGAAACGCGGATCGCCGGCGCGGCGCCACTCGCACCGCCTCGCGACGTCATCGCGGCCGGTGGTGGAGTAACCGTCAAGATAGGCCACGTCGACAGCTTCTCCGGCGTCTACGCCAACGCGGCCGCCTCGCAGAAGCTCGGCTTACAGCTCGCCCTCGACCAAGCCAACAAGAAGAATAGTCGCATCCAGTACGTCGCCATCGACGGCGACGACCAGTCGAAGCCCGCGGCGGGCGAGACCGAGGCCAAACGACTCATCCAGCAAGAGAAAGTCGACGTGCTGTGCGGCGGGCTCAGCTCCGCCGTCGGTCTGGCGGTCTCGGCGCTGGCCGAGGAGCAGGGCATCCTCTTCGTCGCGATCGGCACGCACGACACGAACATCACCGGCCCGAAGGCGCACCGCGCGACGTTCCGACAGACCTGCTCGAACGCGATGCTGGCCAACGCGGTCGGCCCCGAGCTCCTCAAGCACGGGAAGAAGTGGTACTTCCTGGTGGCGGACTACGCGTTCGGCACCGACGCACACACGCGTCTCGAGCGAATCCTGCTCGCGCACGGTGGCGAGGTCGCCGGCGTCGACTTGCATCCGCTCGGCCAAACCGACTACTCATCGTACCTGACGAAGGCGCGCAACACGAACGCGGACACGTTGGTGTTCTGCAATTACGGACCCGACACGATCAACGGCGTCAAGAACGCCGTCGCGCTCGGCCTCAACAAGAAGATGCTCTTCGGCGGCATCCTGAGCGGCAACGACGTCGCGGTCGGATTACCGGTCGACGACATCGTCGGATCGCTGTGGGGGTACGTGTGGGGCCCGGAAGCCGGGGGTGATGCGGCGAAGTACTACGCCGCGCTCAAGACCCGTTCGGCGAACGTCGACTGGCGCCAGTACCTGGGCTTGATGACCGGCATGAACCTCGTCAATCGCATCGAGCACGCCGGCACGACCGACGCCGAGAAGCTCGTCGAGGCCTTCGAAGACTACCACTACGACGGCGGCAAGGCCGGGCCGACCTACTTCCGCAAATGCGATCACCAGGCGATTCAGGGCACCTACGCCGGCGTGATCGTGCCCAAGGCGAAGCGCCGCGCGGCCAACGAGTTCTTCACCATCGCCGACCGGGTCGGTGGCGAGTTCGCGGCCGAGTCGTGTGCGAACAAGGACAACGCGGCGGC
- a CDS encoding WYL domain-containing protein, with protein MAEERAEPKVVLLVRLLSAIDEGRFSFEQLKDEIADEKPPSTRTLRRYLSVLSDAGFPWFFDRASGTYRFAEGYSLRRFNLSHRELLGLVTLKRLGSSLGGTFATAIEETTQKLLRSSDRRTEVSVETTSLAIRFGEVALEPDVERVFEQLQGAERERRRVNFGYTDKTGAQTKRNVDPYGFIVSSGRIYLVGYDHTRADMRVFAVDNVTGVDVTPRTFERPADFNLEAYGANSVSGVFHGDATAEVTVRFSPLVAKAATATTIARHRTVVRRADGGVEITYRVVDPLEIVRWSLQWGTEAEIVAPPAARRAAAEIATSLAGRYGTETAG; from the coding sequence GTGGCCGAGGAGCGCGCCGAACCGAAGGTCGTCCTGCTGGTGCGGCTGTTGTCCGCGATCGACGAGGGCCGCTTCAGCTTCGAGCAGCTCAAAGACGAGATCGCCGACGAGAAGCCCCCCAGCACGCGGACGTTGCGCCGCTATTTGAGCGTCCTCTCCGATGCGGGCTTCCCGTGGTTCTTCGATCGCGCCAGCGGCACGTATCGGTTCGCGGAAGGCTACAGCCTGCGCCGCTTCAACCTCTCGCACCGCGAGTTGCTCGGTTTGGTCACGCTCAAGCGGCTCGGCTCGTCGCTGGGCGGCACGTTCGCGACCGCGATCGAGGAGACGACGCAGAAGCTGCTGCGTTCCAGCGACCGCCGCACCGAAGTCTCGGTCGAGACGACCTCGCTCGCCATTCGCTTCGGCGAGGTCGCCCTCGAGCCCGACGTCGAGCGCGTCTTCGAGCAGCTGCAGGGCGCGGAGCGCGAACGGCGGCGCGTGAACTTCGGCTACACCGACAAGACCGGCGCGCAGACCAAGCGCAACGTCGACCCGTACGGCTTCATCGTCTCCTCCGGGCGCATCTACCTGGTCGGTTACGATCACACGCGCGCGGACATGCGCGTCTTCGCAGTCGACAACGTCACCGGCGTCGACGTCACGCCGCGCACGTTCGAACGGCCCGCCGACTTCAACCTGGAGGCGTACGGCGCGAACTCGGTCAGCGGCGTCTTCCACGGCGATGCGACGGCCGAGGTGACGGTGCGTTTCTCGCCGCTCGTCGCCAAGGCGGCGACGGCGACGACCATCGCGCGCCACCGCACGGTGGTGCGGCGCGCCGACGGCGGCGTCGAGATCACCTATCGGGTCGTCGATCCGCTCGAGATCGTGCGTTGGTCGCTGCAGTGGGGAACCGAAGCCGAGATCGTCGCGCCGCCGGCCGCGCGCCGCGCGGCCGCCGAGATCGCGACCAGCCTGGCCGGCCGCTACGGGACCGAAACCGCCGGCTGA
- a CDS encoding MgtC/SapB family protein yields MEASLPWGEAALRLLVAAALGAAIGIERERVDQPAGLRDHALVALGAALLMIVSQYGFTRVLHAPNVVLDPSRIAAQVVSGIGFIGAGTIIVRRRSVRGLTTAASVWAAAAIGLAAGGHLFIAAGLATVIALAILAGMRSFEKRLWVRSRRATIVLSVESGFRVHDALDAAHTASLPPVGRVEFGRAEPDGTQRVELALGAGASASALAQLVDDLRANPAIRTAEARLD; encoded by the coding sequence ATGGAGGCATCGCTGCCGTGGGGCGAAGCCGCCCTCCGGCTCTTGGTCGCAGCCGCGCTTGGCGCGGCGATCGGCATCGAGCGCGAGCGTGTCGACCAGCCGGCCGGCCTGCGCGATCACGCGCTGGTCGCGCTCGGCGCCGCGTTGCTGATGATCGTCTCGCAATACGGCTTCACGCGCGTGCTGCACGCGCCGAACGTCGTGCTCGATCCCTCGCGCATCGCGGCCCAGGTCGTCAGCGGCATCGGGTTCATCGGCGCCGGGACGATCATCGTGCGGCGACGCAGCGTGCGCGGCCTGACGACGGCGGCGAGCGTCTGGGCCGCCGCGGCGATCGGCTTGGCGGCCGGCGGACATCTCTTCATCGCGGCGGGACTCGCGACCGTGATCGCGCTCGCCATTTTGGCGGGGATGCGCTCGTTCGAGAAGCGCCTGTGGGTGCGCTCGCGGCGCGCGACGATCGTGCTGAGCGTCGAGAGCGGATTTCGCGTCCACGACGCACTCGACGCGGCGCACACGGCCAGTCTGCCGCCGGTCGGCCGCGTCGAGTTCGGACGCGCGGAACCCGACGGCACGCAGCGCGTCGAGCTCGCGCTCGGTGCGGGCGCGTCGGCGAGCGCGCTGGCGCAGCTCGTCGACGACTTGCGCGCGAATCCCGCGATCCGCACGGCCGAAGCGCGCTTGGATTGA